One stretch of Cedecea neteri DNA includes these proteins:
- a CDS encoding beta-ketoacyl-ACP synthase, giving the protein MTRRVVITGMGGVTAFGEDWQSVSARLLAYENAVRKMPEWQVYDGLHTLLGAPIDNFTLPEHYTRKRIRAMGRVSLMSTRATELALEQAGLIGENVLTNGETGIAYGSSTGSTGPVSEFATMLTEKHTNNITGTTYVQMMPHTTAVNTGLFFGLRGRVIPTSSACTSGSQAIGYAWEAIRHGYQTVMVAGGAEELCPSEAAVFDTLFATSQRNDRPKTTPSPFDQQRDGLVIGEGAGTLILEELEHAKARGATIYGEIVGFATNCDAAHITQPQRETMQICMEQSLKMAGLSALDMGYISAHGTATDRGDIAESLATAAIYGDNVPISSLKSYFGHTLGACGALEAWMSLQMMREGWFAPTLNLSKPDEHCGALDYIMGEARQIDCEYLQSNNFAFGGINTSIIIKRWA; this is encoded by the coding sequence ATGACACGTCGTGTCGTAATTACGGGCATGGGCGGCGTTACCGCCTTTGGTGAAGACTGGCAGAGCGTCTCCGCCAGGCTGCTGGCGTACGAAAATGCGGTACGCAAAATGCCCGAGTGGCAGGTTTACGACGGGCTGCATACGTTGCTCGGCGCGCCGATCGACAACTTTACGCTGCCGGAACACTACACCCGCAAGCGCATTCGCGCCATGGGCCGGGTTTCGCTGATGTCCACCCGCGCGACCGAGCTTGCGCTGGAGCAGGCGGGGTTAATCGGTGAAAATGTGCTGACCAACGGCGAAACTGGGATCGCCTACGGATCGTCGACGGGCAGTACCGGCCCGGTGAGCGAGTTCGCCACCATGCTGACGGAAAAACACACCAATAATATTACCGGCACCACCTATGTGCAGATGATGCCGCATACCACCGCCGTGAATACCGGGCTGTTCTTTGGCCTGCGTGGGCGAGTGATCCCGACCTCCAGCGCCTGTACTTCCGGCAGCCAGGCCATTGGCTACGCGTGGGAAGCCATTCGTCACGGCTATCAGACGGTGATGGTTGCCGGCGGGGCAGAAGAGCTTTGCCCTTCCGAGGCCGCGGTATTCGATACCCTGTTTGCCACCAGCCAGCGCAACGATCGGCCCAAAACCACACCTTCACCTTTCGACCAGCAGCGCGACGGCCTGGTGATCGGCGAAGGCGCGGGTACGCTGATTCTGGAAGAGCTGGAGCATGCGAAAGCACGCGGCGCGACCATCTACGGTGAAATCGTCGGCTTTGCCACCAACTGCGATGCCGCGCACATCACCCAGCCACAGCGCGAAACCATGCAAATCTGCATGGAACAGTCGTTGAAAATGGCCGGGCTGAGCGCGCTGGATATGGGTTATATCTCGGCTCACGGCACGGCGACCGACCGGGGCGATATTGCTGAGAGCCTGGCTACGGCGGCAATCTATGGCGACAACGTGCCGATTTCTTCGCTGAAAAGCTATTTCGGCCACACGCTGGGTGCCTGCGGCGCGCTTGAGGCCTGGATGAGCCTGCAGATGATGCGTGAAGGCTGGTTCGCCCCTACCCTCAACCTGAGCAAACCGGACGAGCACTGCGGCGCGCTGGACTACATCATGGGTGAAGCACGCCAGATTGACTGCGAGTATTTGCAGAGCAATAACTTCGCCTTCGGGGGGATCAATACCTCTATTATCATTAAGCGCTGGGCTTAA